The following DNA comes from Methanobrevibacter sp. TMH8.
AATATTTGTTTCGTTATCAACATCAAGACTAATATCAATACTATTATTATATTTGTCCCTAATGTTATTAATACCATTATCTTTAGTATTATCAGAATTTAAACCTTCAAAATCATTATCATCTAATACAACATATAATCTAGAGTTTGATCTGTCAATATCATTATTATCTTCAGAATCTTCAGAATCTTCCTCTCCAATTAAGAGTAAATCTTCAATAGATGAAATTGCATTTTCTTTAGTTTTAAAAACCTCATCATAAGTTCTAAAATCTACAGAATAAATAAATTCTGCAACTTTATGATAATTATGAATTTTAGGATTGAATTCTTCAAAAATCACTATTAAAATCCCCATTATAAATAATCAAGTATCAATACTTCATTTGTACTTATTAAATTATTATAATCAATACTACAATTATTTTTATTATATAATATTATGTTTACTCTAATTAGTGACGAACTATAATATTAAGTTTGCGAAAGTATTAATAAAAGAATTTTTATTCATATTTAATTTGTATAATTTATTCATATATTAATTATATATTTTTAAAAAATACTTTTCAAAACGAAAAAATGAAAAAATGAATAAAAAATAAATAAAAAGTAAATGAAAAAATGAATAATATGAATAAGATTTTAATATATAATATTTATTATTTTATTAGTAGTTTCATTTATTCAAACTTTTAGCTATTGTTAAAGCAAATACGCCTGCTCCAAATCCATTATCAATATTAACAACAGCTATTCCAGGAGCACATGACTGCAACATTGCATATAAAGCAGCTTTACCTTCGCCACCAACACCATAACCAACTGATGTTGGAACTCCAATTACAGGAACATCAACAAGTCCAGCTACAACAGAAGGAAGAGCCCCTTCCATACCAGCACAGACTATAATTGCACACACACCAACTTCAACCATCTTAGCTATTTGTGGGAATAAACGATGAATCCCTGCAACTCCAATATCATAAGAAGTAATAGCTTCGCAACCACCTTGCTCAACTATAACTTTAGCTTCTTCTCCAACAGATATATCGGAAGTTCCAGCAGTTATAATTCCTATCTTTTCCTTAGAAATATTGGATACATTGTTAGTATCATCAATATTAGAATTGCTAGAAATAATTAATATTTTTGCTTTATCATTATAATCCAAAGAAAAGCCTTTTTTTATAAAATCATCAAGGTCTTTTTTTAATTTATTATATCTTTCTTTTGTTAATCTAGTTATAAGAATAGAAGAATTATTTTCATTATTATTAATATTATTATTAATATTATTAGGGCCTTTATTATCGATATTATTAAAATATCCCTTTACAATAGCTAATAAATCGCTGTATTCTTTTCCTTGAGCAAGAATAGCTTCTGGAAATCCGGTGCGAACTTCTCTATGATTGTCGAACTTAGCTATTTCATCTAATTCCAAAATGGTATTTGCTTTTAAGAGGTTTTCACAAGTTTCAATGTCAATGCTTCCTTTTAAAAGCTTTTCAAGAATTTCTTTCATAATATCACGAAAAATCTTTAAAAATGTTTAAAATCTCTAAAAATATCTAAACATATAAATTCATATAAATATCCAAAATCAAACGTCATAAATATTTTAAATATAAAAAATATCCAAAAAATCTAAATATTTTAAATTTAATTTTATAATCCAAATGTCAATTTAAATAATAATTAGTATAATAATTCAAAATATAATTTATATACCAAAGTACATATCAAATTATATACTAATTTAAATACCCAATTATATATCAACATTATCTTAATTAAATATTATAAATATTTCTAAAAAAGCTATTTTTAAAATAAATAAATATTTTTATTAAATATTTCTCATTATCAAAATTAGATAGATTAACAATAAGAAATATATAATTATAATCAATATATCCAATAAATAATATATTATTATAATAACATATTCATATACTATAAATGCTATATTTTTATAATTATATTATTTTATGATTATATTATAAAATTATTATATAAAATTTATCAACATTAAAAAAATAAAAATCCATGTAATCAGTGGAAAGATCTATTATTGGTGAAATATCAAATGAAAATAGGTAAAATATTAGTTCAAGGAATTGTCCAAGGAGTAGGATTTAGGCCAACTGTATATAGAATAGCTAATACTTTAAATCTCAGAGGATATGTTCGAAATCTTGGAAATGTAGTTG
Coding sequences within:
- the larB gene encoding nickel pincer cofactor biosynthesis protein LarB translates to MKEILEKLLKGSIDIETCENLLKANTILELDEIAKFDNHREVRTGFPEAILAQGKEYSDLLAIVKGYFNNIDNKGPNNINNNINNNENNSSILITRLTKERYNKLKKDLDDFIKKGFSLDYNDKAKILIISSNSNIDDTNNVSNISKEKIGIITAGTSDISVGEEAKVIVEQGGCEAITSYDIGVAGIHRLFPQIAKMVEVGVCAIIVCAGMEGALPSVVAGLVDVPVIGVPTSVGYGVGGEGKAALYAMLQSCAPGIAVVNIDNGFGAGVFALTIAKSLNK